The Phormidium sp. PBR-2020 DNA segment TAAATGGCTTAATCTAGCTCGCTTTATCAGTGTTGAGGGCAGTTTTCACTTCATTCATGCCCAGGATATCGCCGAAGTCACCCGGCATTTGCTAGAGAATCCTCCCTCAGAACGTCGTCACTATGTATTGGGGACCGAACCTTACACCGTTGATCGCGCCGTGAGTGAACTCTGTCGCTATTTCAACAAACGAGTCTACTTTCGCCTTCGCCTTAATCGCTGGCTGACGGATGTGATGGTGGAATGTCTGGTGCGTTTAGGAGTGGTTCAGATGGCCGCTTGGGATCGCTTTTGTTTGGAATACCGAGATTTTACCTATACCGATGCCGTAACCGGTCAAGATTTTGACTGCCCGGTTCATTATCCAACCCTAACCGATGCTCTCAAAGAACGGGGTCTTGGGCTACCTCCCCCAAACAAACCTGGGGGAACCTCCAATGATTGATCCGAAAATCAAGCAAATCCTAGATTTCTTCAAGTTCGCTGTATTATCCTTTAGAGGGGTAGCAGATTTCCTCGATTAAACTGTTATTTATATCACCTATAGTTGCCGAGATTCTTAAAGACAAATAGGGGTGTGAACCTTGGTCTTAGCTAGGATTGAGTCTTTCATTCTGAAATCAAAGCTATCCAACTGTCCACTGTGATTGCTCAACTGTCCATCACAAATTGTAGAGAATTAGTTATCTATGTTAGCCTGACATAAACCCTTGAGGAGTTCCGTATTTTATGCAGGTTTTATTAGTATACCCTCGCTTTCCACAAAGTTTTTGGTCATTCGATAAGGCAATGGAACTGGCGGGGCGCAAAGCCGTTCTACCGCCTTTGGGGTTAATTACCGTTGCTGGAATTTTACCGGATCGCTGGCAACTGAAGCTCGTCGATTGCAACATCCGGGAGATTAGCGAAGCGGAATGGGACTGGGCTGATTTAGTCATTCTATCAGGGATGATCGTGCAGAAAGACGATATGCACGCCCATGTCGCTGAAGCCAAACGTCGCCAGAAACTCGTGGCGGTTGGCGGTCCCTACCCCACCTCCTTACCCCAAGAACTCGAAGCCGTGGGGGCTGACTTTCTCATCTTGGATGAGGGAGAACTCACCCTCCCCATGTTTGTCGAAGCCGTTGAACGGGGAGACACCTCGGGAACCTTCCGTTCCGAGATCAAACCCGATGTCACCGACACTCCCATTCCTCGCTACGACTTGCTAGAACTGGACGCTTACGACAATATGTCCGTGCAGTTCTCCCGAGGTTGCCCCTATCAATGCGAATTTTGTGACATTATCGTTCTCTATGGACGCAAACCCCGCACCAAAGAGCCGCAACAACTGATTGGGGAACTTGAGTGTCTCTATGACTTGGGTTGGCGTGGCCCCGTGTTTATGGTGGATGACAACTTCATCGGCAACAAACGCAACGTCAAACGGCTCTTGCGAGAGTTGCAACCCTGGATGCAGGAGAAAGGCTTTCCCTTCCACTTCAGTACCGAAGCCTCGGTGGATTTAGCCAATGACGAGGAGTTGATGGAGTTGATGATGGAGTGCAACTTCAGCAGCGTCTTCCTGGGGATTGAAACCCCTGACGCCGATAGTTTATCCCTCACCAAGAAATTTCAGAATACCCGAGATCCTCTCCTGGGTGCGGTTAAACGCATCAATGAAACCGGAATGCGGGTGATGGCGGGCTTTATTATTGGCTTTGATGGCGAGAAAGCTGGAGCGGGCGATCGCATCGTCGAGTTTGTCGAACAGACGGCCATTCCCACCGCCATGGTGAGTATGTTGCAAGTCTTACCCAACACCGCCTTGATGACGCGCCTGAAAAAAGAAGGGCGACTGGTAGAAGACATGGGAGGTTCAGGGAACCAGAACAACCTCATGAACTTTATCCCCACCCGGCCCATCGAAGACATTGCACGGGAATATGTCAGCGCCTTCTATAAACTCTACGACCCCTTGCAATATCTCAATCGGGTCTATCGTCATTTTATGTCCATGGCCGAACCGCGCCATGTGGCCTCCAATCGCGGTAAAACCACACCCAAGATTGTCAAAGCCGCGATGACCATTTTATGGCGACAAGGGGTCGTGCGTTCGACTCGTTGGGCATTTTGGCACCATCTGTTCAACATTTACCGTCACAAACCCCGCTTGCTGGTGAACTATCTTGTCTCCTGCGCCTTGCTTGAGCATTTTGTCGAATACCGAGAAATCGTGCGTCGGGACATTGAACAACAACTGCAAGCCTATCTCCAGCGACAACAACAACTGGCCCAGGAACAGGAGGAACCCGTTGCTGTGGGAAGCGCCAGTCAAAGCTAATTGAGACGAATCGCCGACAGCACCAGGGCCAACGATTAAGATGGGGGAGCGTTCACCTGCTCCTCCATTTTTGTTGTGGGTTTTGCCATGAAAGTGTCCCCGTTTGCGTCCCTGTCTCTGTTGCTACTGCTGAGCGCCTCCCCCTCAGCCAGTCTGGCCCAAATCATCCCAGATCAGACTCTTCCCAATCCCTCTCAAGTGATTCCCGAGGGGAACCAACTACGGCTTCAGGGGGGAACCGCCGCCGAGGGAAATCTCTTTCATAGTTTTGAGCAGTTCTCGATTCCCCGTGGGAGTGAGGCTATTTTTGAGAATGGCCCCGAGATTCAACGCATCTTTAGCCGTGTCACTGGGGAGTTTCCTTCAACCTTAGATGGCCGCCTCTCCAGCCAGGGAACTGCCGATTTGT contains these protein-coding regions:
- a CDS encoding B12-binding domain-containing radical SAM protein is translated as MQVLLVYPRFPQSFWSFDKAMELAGRKAVLPPLGLITVAGILPDRWQLKLVDCNIREISEAEWDWADLVILSGMIVQKDDMHAHVAEAKRRQKLVAVGGPYPTSLPQELEAVGADFLILDEGELTLPMFVEAVERGDTSGTFRSEIKPDVTDTPIPRYDLLELDAYDNMSVQFSRGCPYQCEFCDIIVLYGRKPRTKEPQQLIGELECLYDLGWRGPVFMVDDNFIGNKRNVKRLLRELQPWMQEKGFPFHFSTEASVDLANDEELMELMMECNFSSVFLGIETPDADSLSLTKKFQNTRDPLLGAVKRINETGMRVMAGFIIGFDGEKAGAGDRIVEFVEQTAIPTAMVSMLQVLPNTALMTRLKKEGRLVEDMGGSGNQNNLMNFIPTRPIEDIAREYVSAFYKLYDPLQYLNRVYRHFMSMAEPRHVASNRGKTTPKIVKAAMTILWRQGVVRSTRWAFWHHLFNIYRHKPRLLVNYLVSCALLEHFVEYREIVRRDIEQQLQAYLQRQQQLAQEQEEPVAVGSASQS